A genome region from Manihot esculenta cultivar AM560-2 chromosome 5, M.esculenta_v8, whole genome shotgun sequence includes the following:
- the LOC110615137 gene encoding AT-hook motif nuclear-localized protein 22: MDPVAAHGRPLPPPFHIRDLHLHPFHQFQQHQRQNSDEEQQSGNGSLNRGQKREHDDITNPTATATNTAEGKELVPATAGGDDEITRRPRGRPSGSKNKPKPPIIITRDSANALRSHVMEIANGCDIMETLSTFARRRLRGVSVLSGAGTVTNVTLRQPGSPGAVVTLHGRFEILSLSGSFLPPPAPPVASGLTIYLAGGQGQVIGGSVVGPLLASGPVVIMAASFGNAAYERLPLEEDEEQAPVPGSGPLGSPGIVGQPQQLPQQQQQQQLMQDPNPSLFQGLPPNLLSSVQLPAEGYWGTSRPPF, translated from the coding sequence atggatccAGTTGCAGCACATGGCCGTCCTCTTCCACCTCCTTTCCACATCAGAGATCTTCATTTGCATCCTTTCCATCAATTTCAACAACATCAACGGCAGAATTCTGACGAAGAACAACAAAGTGGTAACGGGAGCCTAAACCGTGGTCAAAAGCGAGAACATGATGACATCACTAACCCCACTGCCACAGCCACAAACACTGCTGAAGGAAAAGAACTAGTTCCTGCAACAGCTGGTGGAGATGACGAGATCACAAGAAGACCCCGTGGAAGACCTTCCGGGTCCAAGAACAAGCCGAAACCACCGATCATAATCACCAGAGATAGCGCCAATGCCCTGCGATCCCATGTCATGGAAATCGCCAACGGGTGCGATATTATGGAGACTTTATCAACTTTTGCGAGGCGGAGGCTAAGAGGGGTTTCGGTTTTGAGTGGGGCTGGTACGGTAACTAATGTCACACTTAGGCAGCCGGGTTCACCCGGAGCAGTGGTAACTTTGCACGGAAGGTTCGAGATTTTATCGCTTTCAGGATCGTTCTTGCCACCTCCAGCTCCTCCAGTTGCGTCGGGCTTGACCATATATTTAGCCGGTGGTCAAGGGCAAGTGATTGGGGGGAGCGTGGTGGGTCCTCTTCTGGCATCTGGGCCGGTGGTGATTATGGCGGCTTCTTTTGGTAATGCGGCATATGAGAGGCTGCCGTTGGAGGAGGATGAGGAGCAGGCGCCTGTGCCTGGAAGTGGGCCTCTAGGCTCACCTGGAATTGTCGGGCAACCGCAGCAACTACCACAGCAACAACAGCAGCAACAACTAATGCAAGATCCAAACCCATCCCTTTTTCAAGGGTTGCCACCCAATCTATTAAGTTCAGTGCAACTGCCAGCTGAGGGCTACTGGGGCACTTCACGCCCTCCTTTTTAG